AGGGTATGCGCATAGATGGCATAAGGTTGCTCCGCAAAAGCGGCGGCAAAAGCGGCGATTATCGTGCGGAGGAGACAGCCTGATGCGCCTGCTTCGACTCTTTCACGGTGACAATCGTCAAGATGCATTCATGTGCTACCTCCACAGAGGCAAAGAAGGAGAAACGTTGGTCGACGGCAAGAGCAAGGTTGTCTACGCTGGGCTTCCTACCCCCTCTTTACCGGAGGACGAAGCCTTATTCATGATCGTGTCGCGCGACGATGGCGTAGATGTCGGACATTACCTTTCGTTCGGCGATGGAGCGCCGCTCCTATCGGTCACGCAGGTCGATGAAAGAGAAGAAGGAACTTTTATAGCGCTCGATGTGGTCGCGGATGGCTTTGTGGCTCTATCGAACCGCTGCCACTGGTGGTTTCCGATAACGGCGGGAGTTTTGACCGTAAGCGATAAAGGCAGCCGCGGTGAACGGATCGATACAGCGGGTCCGGCGTTGACCAAGCTGCTTCCAAGGATAGGGGCAAGGACAATAGCGCGCGCGATAGTTCCTGACGAGATAGAAGAGATCACCAACGTGCTCAGGGAGTGGAGCAGCGGGTCAAAGGTGGATCTTATCCTGGTAACCGGCGGAACGGGTCTATCTCCTCGCGACGTTACGCCGGAGGCTTTGATGAGCGTTGGCGACAGAGTCGTGCCCGGTCTTGGCGAATACATGCGCTGGGCCACGTCGCTTTCCACTCCGAGGTCAATCCTGAGTCGCGGCATCGCTGTCACTAAGGGTAAAAGCCTCATCATTGCGCTCCCGGGGAGCGAAAGAGGCGCCACAGAGTGTTTTAGAGCTTTGATGCCCACCCTTCGCCATGCTGTGGAAATGCTTTCCGGAAGGGGAGGAGAGTGTGCCCACAGCCATCATTGAGGATGGGTTTATGTTATTAGTATGGCAGAGAAGGCTACAATGAGTGACATAAAACGCTGTGTAATTATTACCGGAATGTCTGGTAGCGGCAAGAGCACCGCCCTGCGCATATTGGAAGATATGGGGTTTTTCCCCATCGACAATATTCCGCCCGCTGCTCTCCCTCAAGTCCTCGATCTGCTTCGCTCTCATGACTCAGCCACCCTTCACGGCGTGGTTGCGGTGACAGATGCCCGCGGAGGGGCGCTTCTTGAAGGTTTCGAAGATGTCGTGACCCGACTTCGCTCGTACATTCCCATGATTAAGGTCATATTCCTCGACGCCTCTGATGATTCGTTGGTAAGGAGATATGAACAGACGCGCCGCCGACACCCCATGGGGGCGGAACTCGCCTTGAGCGAAGCGATCGCCAAGGAAAGAAAGACCTTGGCGCTGATAAGGGAAATTGCCGATATGGTTGTCGATACTACGGAGCTTTCGATTCAGGATCTTCGCAACATGCTCCTTGCGGCCTTGGCTATGGATCAGGCT
This genomic window from Acetomicrobium sp. S15 = DSM 107314 contains:
- the rapZ gene encoding RNase adapter RapZ translates to MSDIKRCVIITGMSGSGKSTALRILEDMGFFPIDNIPPAALPQVLDLLRSHDSATLHGVVAVTDARGGALLEGFEDVVTRLRSYIPMIKVIFLDASDDSLVRRYEQTRRRHPMGAELALSEAIAKERKTLALIREIADMVVDTTELSIQDLRNMLLAALAMDQAQPTVIISSFGYKYGIPSDSDFVFDVRFLENPFYVPQLRHLSGKDEAVQDYLLKAPGTIDFMKRCIDLITFSLPLYRYTGKIQVHIAFGCTGGRHRSVAIAEWLAKHFLERGEKCFVNHRDIEKEAGRT
- a CDS encoding MogA/MoaB family molybdenum cofactor biosynthesis protein, which produces MRLLRLFHGDNRQDAFMCYLHRGKEGETLVDGKSKVVYAGLPTPSLPEDEALFMIVSRDDGVDVGHYLSFGDGAPLLSVTQVDEREEGTFIALDVVADGFVALSNRCHWWFPITAGVLTVSDKGSRGERIDTAGPALTKLLPRIGARTIARAIVPDEIEEITNVLREWSSGSKVDLILVTGGTGLSPRDVTPEALMSVGDRVVPGLGEYMRWATSLSTPRSILSRGIAVTKGKSLIIALPGSERGATECFRALMPTLRHAVEMLSGRGGECAHSHH